The following are encoded in a window of Ignavibacteria bacterium genomic DNA:
- a CDS encoding GHKL domain-containing protein encodes MFYNSPHYLEKVANAVKHVNVHDHICSIYESRDEQLAVIIPFIRYGLENNEKCLYVADENTVEEITGLLSDGIPELQSYMDKGALTIINKTKAYLEQGRFSPEHVVEAIKKNIRTAKQEGYKAFRITGEMTWALSGDPGVEHLMEYESDVNHLYEELDAVAICQYNKNRFSPEMIRHILYTHPVVIYKGTVCRNYKYVPPEEYLSPDAASAEIDRTLVQILEIEKREESLLEKNIELQVINQKLNAEIEMRKQTEDLLLKTLRELERSNSELEQFAYVASHDLQEPIRMISVYTRMLERQLEGKLDPRSQQCLFFLSDGSKRMHALVQDLLAYSRLTSAKEPFVPTDMNSVLSEVMLDLQVAITDYNAEIEIGEMPRITADPTQMRQLFQNLIQNAIKFKSEADPFIQICCERNDTEWHFSIKDNGIGISPEYNDRVFVIFQRLHEKEKYPGTGIGLSVCKKIVERHGGRIWIESKEGSGSTFHFTISRNL; translated from the coding sequence ATGTTCTATAATTCACCCCATTATCTTGAAAAAGTTGCAAATGCAGTAAAGCATGTTAATGTACACGATCATATATGCTCTATCTATGAAAGCCGCGATGAACAGCTTGCCGTAATTATTCCGTTTATCAGGTATGGCCTTGAGAATAATGAAAAGTGCCTTTATGTGGCCGATGAAAATACGGTCGAGGAAATAACCGGGCTTTTGTCAGATGGAATCCCGGAGCTTCAATCCTACATGGATAAAGGCGCCCTGACAATTATCAATAAAACCAAAGCTTACCTTGAGCAGGGCCGTTTCTCACCGGAACATGTAGTTGAAGCCATTAAGAAAAATATACGCACGGCAAAACAGGAAGGCTATAAGGCTTTCAGAATTACAGGCGAAATGACCTGGGCGCTCAGCGGCGACCCGGGAGTTGAACACCTGATGGAATATGAATCGGATGTGAACCACCTTTATGAAGAGCTGGATGCAGTGGCAATATGCCAGTATAACAAAAACCGCTTCAGCCCTGAAATGATCCGCCACATTCTTTATACACACCCGGTTGTTATTTATAAAGGGACTGTCTGCAGAAATTATAAGTACGTCCCACCCGAGGAATACTTAAGTCCCGATGCCGCCTCTGCCGAGATCGACAGGACCCTCGTGCAGATACTTGAAATTGAAAAAAGGGAAGAGTCGCTCCTTGAAAAAAATATTGAGCTGCAGGTGATAAATCAGAAGCTTAATGCCGAAATTGAAATGCGCAAACAGACCGAAGACCTGCTCCTAAAAACACTCCGCGAACTGGAACGCTCCAACTCGGAATTGGAACAGTTTGCCTATGTGGCTTCGCACGACCTGCAGGAGCCGATAAGAATGATTTCCGTCTATACAAGAATGCTGGAAAGACAGCTTGAAGGAAAACTTGACCCAAGATCCCAGCAGTGCCTGTTCTTCCTCTCCGACGGATCAAAAAGAATGCACGCACTTGTGCAGGACCTGCTGGCTTATTCACGCCTTACTTCGGCTAAGGAGCCTTTTGTACCCACGGATATGAACAGCGTACTATCCGAGGTGATGCTCGACCTGCAGGTGGCAATAACGGACTACAATGCCGAAATTGAAATCGGGGAAATGCCCCGTATAACCGCAGACCCCACACAGATGCGTCAGCTGTTCCAGAACCTGATTCAGAATGCAATTAAATTTAAGAGCGAGGCCGACCCGTTTATTCAGATTTGCTGCGAAAGAAACGACACGGAATGGCACTTCAGCATAAAAGACAACGGCATCGGCATCAGTCCCGAATACAATGATCGCGTATTTGTAATTTTCCAGCGCCTGCATGAAAAAGAGAAGTACCCCGGAACGGGCATTGGACTTTCGGTCTGCAAAAAGATAGTTGAGCGCCACGGCGGAAGGATATGGATTGAATCTAAAGAAGGCAGCGGCTCCACATTCCATTTTACAATCAGCAGAAATCTTTAA
- a CDS encoding PAS domain S-box protein — translation MKFKLVVKPGYLIPITLTLVLVMAAVTAFDIYQSYKDIYKAKSDEAVTLLRAVQKSGENVYLSSMEVENLTAARLLDNAYLIYRLEEAKTLSRSGLSRIAETNNIAQISLFSRSGKLELYSGNMPFPGPDIFRNFPGEIDSIFAGRYDYFTSSGPADSSGTQHLLAVHKRPGNKGLIVLSIDSKYFLEFRKKIGIGQLFQRIADEREIEYIVIQDSTGIITASRGVERLSTIASDRFLKKTINEKIISTRKMPFNGHEVFEAVKPFMMQGEIAGVIRIGFSLDSINRMIDRMILRSVLISLLLLLVGIVVITLLVNQQSYSLLKNEYTKVQTHTGKILESMSDGVIVTDSMGRIIIFNKAAEKIFSLKASEVTGKDCSLIMKSPESLITQTLAAGTPVDYYEHTAETLTDEQMIIAGSTSIIYNPTGGIDSVIAVVRDLTMQRSLEASQKRREKLSAMGELAGSVAHEIKNPLNLISITAQRFEKEFVPEEDEGEYYALIKDMKEEIRRVTEIINQFLKFARPPKLRLRRTEMKEYIDALCTSFQGAAMKDNVKLVCNGESFEADIDPDQMKQALINLLQNASDAAGSSLGRPGEITVESHALNGHLIISIKDNGCGIKEEDLNKIFNLYFTTKPEGTGLGLAIVNQIITGHRGQVRVESQQDKGTTFLIEIPLYEQDNLNN, via the coding sequence ATGAAATTCAAGCTAGTAGTAAAACCGGGATACCTGATCCCTATAACTCTTACACTCGTACTCGTAATGGCCGCCGTTACGGCCTTCGATATCTACCAGAGCTATAAGGATATATATAAAGCTAAAAGCGACGAGGCCGTTACTCTCCTGAGAGCCGTGCAGAAATCGGGCGAGAACGTCTACCTTAGCAGCATGGAGGTGGAAAACCTTACTGCCGCCAGGCTCCTCGATAACGCTTACCTCATCTACAGGCTTGAAGAAGCTAAAACGCTCAGCCGGAGCGGCCTTAGCAGGATAGCCGAAACTAACAATATCGCTCAGATCTCCCTTTTCTCCCGCTCCGGTAAACTGGAGCTTTATAGCGGCAATATGCCTTTTCCGGGACCCGATATCTTCCGGAATTTCCCCGGTGAAATTGATTCCATATTTGCCGGCAGATACGACTACTTTACTTCCTCAGGCCCGGCCGATAGCTCCGGCACACAGCACCTCCTTGCAGTGCATAAAAGACCCGGCAATAAAGGCCTTATCGTTCTATCCATCGATTCAAAGTACTTCCTGGAATTCAGGAAGAAGATCGGAATCGGACAGCTTTTCCAGAGAATAGCCGACGAACGCGAAATTGAATATATAGTAATACAGGACTCCACGGGCATTATTACAGCCAGCCGCGGCGTGGAACGGCTTAGCACAATTGCATCCGACCGGTTCCTGAAGAAAACAATAAACGAGAAAATCATATCCACCAGAAAAATGCCCTTTAACGGCCATGAGGTCTTTGAAGCCGTAAAGCCTTTTATGATGCAGGGCGAAATTGCGGGCGTTATAAGAATAGGCTTCTCGCTCGACTCTATTAACCGCATGATAGACCGCATGATACTCAGAAGCGTCCTTATCTCGCTTCTGCTCCTATTGGTCGGAATTGTTGTAATAACGCTCCTCGTAAACCAGCAGAGCTACTCGCTCCTTAAAAACGAGTACACAAAGGTGCAGACGCATACGGGCAAAATCCTCGAAAGCATGTCCGACGGCGTTATTGTAACCGACTCCATGGGACGCATAATTATATTTAATAAGGCCGCTGAAAAAATATTCTCGCTTAAAGCTTCTGAAGTTACGGGTAAGGACTGCAGCCTGATTATGAAATCGCCCGAAAGCCTTATAACACAAACACTTGCGGCCGGCACTCCCGTTGACTATTACGAGCACACCGCCGAAACGCTGACAGATGAGCAGATGATAATTGCAGGCAGCACATCCATTATTTATAACCCCACGGGCGGAATAGATTCGGTTATTGCCGTTGTAAGGGACCTTACAATGCAGCGCAGCCTGGAGGCCAGCCAGAAACGCCGCGAGAAGCTTAGCGCAATGGGCGAACTTGCCGGCAGTGTGGCGCACGAAATTAAAAACCCACTTAACTTAATCAGCATCACCGCACAGCGCTTTGAAAAGGAATTTGTGCCTGAAGAAGACGAAGGCGAGTACTACGCCCTCATAAAAGACATGAAAGAGGAGATACGCCGCGTAACGGAAATTATAAACCAGTTCCTTAAGTTTGCACGCCCCCCGAAGCTCCGCCTGCGCCGCACGGAAATGAAGGAATATATTGACGCCCTCTGCACTTCCTTTCAGGGCGCCGCAATGAAGGATAACGTTAAACTTGTGTGCAATGGCGAAAGCTTTGAGGCCGATATAGACCCCGACCAGATGAAGCAGGCGCTCATAAACCTCCTTCAGAACGCCTCCGACGCCGCGGGATCTTCCTTAGGGCGCCCGGGCGAAATTACCGTGGAATCGCACGCCCTAAACGGGCATCTTATTATCAGCATTAAGGATAACGGCTGCGGAATTAAGGAAGAGGACTTAAATAAAATTTTCAACCTCTACTTCACCACCAAGCCCGAAGGCACGGGTCTCGGTCTTGCCATTGTAAACCAGATCATTACCGGGCACAGGGGGCAGGTAAGGGTTGAATCACAACAGGATAAAGGAACAACATTTTTAATAGAAATACCGCTTTATGAACAGGACAATCTTAATAATTGA
- a CDS encoding sigma-54-dependent Fis family transcriptional regulator translates to MNRTILIIDDEKPQRESLGGYFRKRGFEVTLAANGKEGIETVKEKTIDLVLTDYRMPDMTGQEVLTALKKINPEIVVILMTAYGTIETAVEAMKEGAFYYLQKPVNLDELDILIGRSLMQKQLIGENKKLKEELAGRFRFESIISQSRELEESLNIAGRVAKSSAPVLIRGESGTGKELFAKAIHYASDRKDEPFVVVNCAALPETLLESEMFGYEKGAFTGADQRRIGRFEEAMEGTIFIDEVGDIPLLTQVKLLRVLQSGEFSRLGSNQVQKTRARIITATNRGLEELIREKKFREDFYYRINVVSIQIPPLRERRADIPLLADHFIRKFCPQVKQVSNEAMDLMLKYDYPGNVRELENIIQRACVLSRGEVITTYDLPVTMKPAVTEKQPGGAFAPHVGDLNEQTEALEKEIIEMALKETGGNQSKAARLLNISERNLRYKLMKMQNGISAG, encoded by the coding sequence ATGAACAGGACAATCTTAATAATTGACGACGAAAAGCCGCAGAGGGAATCACTCGGCGGATATTTCAGGAAAAGAGGCTTTGAGGTCACTCTTGCAGCCAATGGAAAAGAAGGCATCGAGACCGTAAAGGAAAAGACCATAGACCTTGTGCTTACGGATTACCGCATGCCCGATATGACGGGGCAGGAGGTCTTAACCGCCCTGAAAAAAATTAACCCCGAAATTGTGGTTATACTTATGACCGCCTACGGCACCATCGAAACTGCCGTCGAGGCGATGAAGGAAGGAGCATTCTACTACCTCCAGAAGCCCGTAAACCTGGATGAGCTGGATATTCTTATCGGGCGGTCTCTCATGCAGAAACAGCTTATAGGCGAGAACAAAAAGCTTAAGGAGGAACTGGCCGGCCGCTTCAGGTTCGAAAGCATAATAAGCCAGAGCAGGGAGCTCGAGGAATCCTTGAATATTGCGGGCCGCGTGGCTAAAAGCAGCGCCCCCGTACTTATAAGAGGCGAAAGCGGCACGGGTAAAGAACTCTTTGCAAAGGCTATTCACTACGCATCCGATAGAAAAGATGAGCCTTTTGTTGTCGTTAACTGCGCGGCCCTTCCCGAGACGCTCCTTGAAAGCGAGATGTTCGGCTACGAAAAAGGCGCCTTTACGGGAGCCGACCAAAGAAGGATCGGGCGCTTCGAAGAGGCAATGGAAGGCACAATATTTATTGATGAAGTGGGCGATATACCGCTTCTTACGCAGGTGAAGCTTCTGCGCGTGCTGCAGAGCGGTGAGTTCTCGCGCCTTGGGTCTAACCAGGTGCAGAAGACGCGGGCGCGCATAATTACGGCTACAAACCGCGGCCTTGAGGAGCTGATAAGAGAAAAGAAATTCAGGGAGGATTTCTACTACAGGATCAACGTGGTATCAATCCAGATCCCGCCTTTAAGGGAAAGAAGGGCCGATATCCCCCTGCTTGCAGATCATTTCATAAGGAAATTCTGCCCGCAGGTAAAGCAGGTCTCGAACGAGGCTATGGACCTTATGCTTAAGTACGATTACCCCGGCAACGTGCGCGAGCTTGAAAATATAATTCAAAGGGCCTGCGTCTTGTCGCGCGGCGAGGTAATTACAACATACGACCTTCCGGTAACAATGAAGCCTGCAGTGACTGAAAAGCAGCCGGGAGGAGCATTTGCGCCACATGTGGGTGACTTAAACGAGCAGACGGAAGCTCTGGAAAAAGAGATAATTGAAATGGCGCTTAAGGAAACAGGGGGCAACCAGTCCAAAGCTGCCCGCCTCTTGAATATATCGGAACGCAACCTGCGCTACAAGCTGATGAAGATGCAGAACGGCATTTCTGCCGGATGA
- a CDS encoding HNH endonuclease has protein sequence MKEGQRLWTREELILALNLYSKIDFGKIHSRNPEIIKLSHSIKRTPGSVSYKLVNFASLDPAQKARGIRGASNASKLDREIWNEFYNNLDDYAFESEKLKADIEHSTVEKENDIDEEDLPKEGKERERIVKTRVNQSFFRKLILASYNNTCCITGIQQPNLLVAGHIRPWYLDEKNRMNPQNGIAINALHDKAFEDGLMTITPDYKIKISSVLLDQADNPPINEYFVKYHDKEIKLPWRFLPDQEFLRYHNRERFKQNRG, from the coding sequence ATGAAAGAAGGTCAAAGGCTCTGGACGCGCGAAGAACTTATACTTGCGCTAAATCTCTACAGCAAAATAGATTTCGGTAAGATCCACAGCAGAAATCCCGAGATCATTAAACTATCCCATTCTATCAAAAGAACTCCTGGCTCAGTATCTTATAAACTCGTCAATTTTGCAAGTCTCGATCCAGCGCAAAAGGCCAGAGGCATACGAGGGGCAAGCAATGCTAGTAAGCTCGATAGAGAGATTTGGAATGAATTTTATAATAATCTGGATGACTATGCCTTTGAAAGCGAAAAATTGAAAGCGGATATAGAGCATTCAACAGTTGAAAAAGAAAATGATATTGATGAAGAGGACCTTCCCAAAGAGGGGAAAGAAAGAGAGCGTATTGTAAAGACCCGTGTAAACCAGTCCTTCTTCAGGAAACTTATACTTGCCTCATACAATAATACCTGCTGTATCACCGGCATCCAGCAGCCAAATCTGTTAGTGGCAGGACATATCCGTCCCTGGTACCTGGATGAAAAGAACAGGATGAACCCTCAGAACGGAATTGCAATAAATGCCTTGCACGATAAAGCTTTTGAAGATGGCCTTATGACAATAACTCCCGATTACAAAATAAAAATATCATCAGTTCTTCTAGATCAGGCAGACAACCCGCCAATTAACGAATACTTTGTGAAATATCATGATAAAGAAATTAAGCTGCCCTGGAGGTTTTTACCCGATCAAGAGTTTTTAAGATATCATAATAGAGAAAGATTTAAACAAAATAGGGGCTAA